A genome region from Alphaproteobacteria bacterium includes the following:
- a CDS encoding pyrimidine 5'-nucleotidase, with protein sequence MRKLPPDDLSHVDAWVFDLDNTLYDAETHIFVEVGRKMTDFVASHLNLPRDAADAKRKHFFHTYGTTLRGLMTEHNVAPEYFLRHVHDVDIKVVPPCAITQEYLAHLPGKKYVFTNAPRNFAQDMVSHLGIAHHFDGLFAIEDADYWPKPKVDSYHAFLKKYGVNAKNACMFEDMEVNLRTAHDLGMKTVWFHGKDVKPEDLNHPHTHHKAEKLSDWLVQNVTQRGK encoded by the coding sequence ATGCGAAAATTGCCGCCTGACGACCTGTCACATGTCGATGCGTGGGTCTTTGACCTCGACAACACGCTGTACGACGCCGAAACGCATATTTTCGTCGAAGTCGGCCGCAAGATGACCGATTTTGTGGCCAGCCACCTGAACCTGCCGCGCGACGCGGCGGATGCCAAGCGCAAGCATTTCTTCCATACCTACGGCACCACGCTGCGCGGCCTTATGACCGAACACAATGTCGCCCCCGAATATTTCCTGCGCCATGTGCATGACGTTGACATCAAGGTCGTGCCGCCCTGCGCCATCACGCAGGAATACCTGGCGCATCTGCCCGGCAAGAAATACGTCTTCACCAACGCGCCCCGCAATTTTGCGCAGGATATGGTGTCCCACCTTGGCATCGCGCACCACTTCGACGGGCTGTTCGCAATCGAGGACGCCGATTACTGGCCGAAACCGAAAGTCGACAGCTATCACGCGTTCCTGAAAAAATACGGTGTAAACGCGAAAAACGCCTGCATGTTCGAGGATATGGAGGTGAACCTGCGCACCGCCCATGACCTTGGCATGAAAACGGTCTGGTTCCACGGCAAGGACGTAAAGCCCGAGGACCTGAACCACCCCCATACCCATCACAAAGCAGAAAAACTTTCAGACTGGCTGGTGCAAAATGTTACGCAACGCGGAAAATAG
- a CDS encoding DNA translocase FtsK 4TM domain-containing protein: protein MQSFIAHRLTDLGGIAFAGAGLGLFACLFTYDPKDPSLNTAGTNPVVQNLLGKSGAYTADLLLQTLGAAALLIGAAFMVWGWRIVKRKPMQGLGARLPMLVFSVLLGAIAFARLPSFDMFGAGSYLGGSAGALIYNAVGNNLQGWLGTMAFLFVALSAALLCAVTYVLALGIGFGEWMAGLSTTRDVTSFAAERTGAAFTAFRKWHTTYTNDAPAKPRRIRIKEEASDEPDAEPAAADETLTAKRKPILAIRSDKPAKPAKEEKQKKLNLRTADDEWQLPALDLLQDRAQSVTKLDEPALQKNAEMLQTTLADFGVQGDILKVSPGPIVTLYEMEPAPGTKTSRVIGLSDDIARSMSSVAVRVAVVPGKNAIGIELPNAKREMVFLKELLATKESEKHTAKLPLILGKNIAGDPIIADLSRMPHLLVAGTTGSGKSVAVNTMILSLLYRLSPEQCRFIMIDPKMLELSVYDDIPHLLTPVVTEAHKAVTALKWAVREMEDRYRAMSKLGVRNIDGFNERIRAARGTGEVLMHKIQTGFDSDTGKPIYEEQPIPLNDLPYIVIIVDEFADLMLVAGKEVENAIQRLAQMARAAGIHLIMATQRPSVDVITGVIKANFPTRISFQVTSKIDSRTILGEGGAEQLLGQGDMLYMAAGGRITRVHGPFVADDEVEKIVSFLRSQGVPNYIDGVTDGEDEEGGFGEIGSGEGSGDDLYDQAVAIVIRERKVSTSFIQRHLQIGYNRAARIVERMEKEGLITAANHVGKREILGGDHYGT from the coding sequence ATGCAAAGTTTCATCGCCCACCGCCTGACCGATCTGGGCGGCATCGCCTTTGCGGGCGCAGGCCTGGGCCTGTTCGCCTGCCTTTTCACCTATGACCCGAAAGACCCTTCGCTGAACACCGCAGGCACCAATCCTGTCGTGCAGAACCTGCTGGGCAAAAGCGGCGCATATACCGCCGACCTGCTGCTGCAGACGCTGGGCGCGGCGGCGCTGTTGATCGGCGCGGCGTTCATGGTCTGGGGCTGGCGCATCGTGAAGCGCAAACCGATGCAGGGTTTGGGCGCGCGTTTGCCCATGCTTGTTTTTTCCGTCCTGCTGGGCGCGATTGCCTTCGCGCGCCTGCCGTCTTTCGACATGTTTGGCGCGGGTTCATATCTTGGCGGTTCTGCCGGCGCGCTGATTTACAACGCGGTCGGCAATAACCTGCAGGGCTGGCTTGGCACCATGGCGTTCCTGTTCGTGGCATTGTCGGCGGCGCTGCTTTGCGCCGTCACCTATGTGCTGGCGCTGGGCATCGGTTTTGGCGAATGGATGGCCGGATTATCGACCACGCGCGATGTGACGTCTTTCGCGGCGGAGCGCACGGGTGCCGCCTTCACCGCCTTCCGCAAATGGCACACCACTTACACCAACGACGCGCCCGCAAAACCGCGCCGCATCCGCATCAAGGAAGAGGCATCGGACGAGCCGGATGCCGAACCCGCAGCTGCCGACGAAACCCTGACCGCGAAACGCAAGCCCATTCTGGCGATCCGCAGCGACAAGCCCGCAAAACCCGCCAAGGAAGAAAAGCAGAAGAAGCTGAACCTGCGCACCGCGGACGATGAATGGCAGTTGCCTGCGCTCGACCTGCTGCAGGACCGCGCGCAATCGGTCACCAAGCTGGACGAGCCCGCGCTGCAGAAAAACGCGGAAATGCTGCAAACCACGCTGGCCGATTTCGGCGTGCAGGGCGACATTTTGAAAGTCAGCCCCGGCCCCATCGTGACGCTGTATGAAATGGAACCCGCGCCCGGCACAAAAACCAGCCGCGTCATCGGCCTTTCCGACGACATCGCGCGCTCCATGAGTTCGGTTGCGGTGCGCGTGGCCGTCGTCCCCGGCAAGAACGCCATCGGCATCGAATTGCCGAATGCCAAGCGCGAAATGGTGTTCCTGAAGGAATTGCTGGCGACGAAAGAATCCGAAAAGCACACAGCGAAACTGCCGCTGATCCTCGGTAAAAACATCGCGGGCGACCCCATCATCGCCGACCTGTCGCGCATGCCGCACCTGCTGGTGGCCGGCACCACCGGCTCGGGCAAATCGGTTGCCGTGAACACAATGATCCTGTCGCTGCTGTATCGCCTGTCGCCGGAGCAATGCCGCTTCATCATGATCGACCCCAAGATGCTGGAACTGTCGGTCTATGACGATATCCCGCATTTGCTGACCCCCGTCGTGACCGAGGCGCACAAGGCCGTGACTGCACTGAAATGGGCTGTGCGCGAAATGGAAGACCGTTACCGCGCCATGTCGAAACTGGGCGTACGCAATATCGATGGTTTCAACGAACGCATCCGCGCGGCGCGCGGCACCGGCGAAGTGCTGATGCACAAGATCCAGACCGGTTTCGATTCCGACACCGGTAAGCCGATCTATGAAGAACAGCCGATCCCGCTGAACGACCTGCCCTATATCGTCATCATCGTCGATGAATTCGCCGACCTGATGCTGGTGGCGGGCAAAGAGGTTGAAAACGCGATCCAGCGCCTGGCACAGATGGCGCGGGCGGCGGGCATCCACCTGATTATGGCGACCCAGCGTCCGTCCGTGGATGTCATCACCGGCGTGATTAAGGCAAACTTCCCGACCCGGATCAGTTTCCAGGTCACTTCCAAGATCGACAGCCGGACGATATTAGGGGAAGGCGGCGCGGAACAGCTGCTCGGACAGGGCGATATGCTATATATGGCGGCCGGCGGGCGTATTACCAGAGTCCACGGGCCGTTTGTGGCGGATGACGAGGTCGAGAAAATCGTGTCCTTCTTGCGCAGCCAAGGCGTTCCGAATTACATTGATGGGGTGACAGACGGCGAGGACGAAGAAGGCGGCTTCGGAGAAATCGGAAGCGGGGAAGGCAGCGGCGACGACCTGTACGATCAGGCGGTCGCGATTGTCATCCGGGAGCGGAAAGTTTCCACCAGCTTTATCCAGCGCCACCTGCAGATCGGCTATAACCGTGCGGCCCGCATCGTGGAGCGCATGGAAAAAGAAGGTCTGATCACCGCCGCCAACCATGTCGGCAAACGCGAGATACTGGGCGGCGACCATTACGGCACTTAA
- a CDS encoding prephenate dehydratase, producing the protein MTDKIAFQGRAGAYSHMACLAAFPKLEPLPCPTFAEAFKAAETGRAKYAMIPIDNSIAGRVADIHHLLPKSPLSIVAEYFIPVHHCLLGVEGAKVSDIKTVYSHIHALPQCRKIIAELGLKPVVFEDTAGSAAKVAEMNDKAHGAIASALAAELYGLKILQKNIEDEEGNTTRFIALAKGAKPPAPVKGKKFITSILFKVHNIPAALYKALGGFATNGINILKLESYLEGNKFHSATFYCEFEGHPEDVSFQYAIDELRFYAADIRMLGTYPSHSFRRK; encoded by the coding sequence ATGACCGATAAAATCGCATTCCAGGGCCGCGCGGGCGCTTATTCGCACATGGCCTGCCTCGCCGCCTTCCCGAAACTGGAACCCCTGCCCTGCCCGACCTTTGCGGAGGCGTTCAAGGCCGCCGAAACGGGCCGTGCGAAATATGCGATGATCCCGATTGATAATTCCATCGCGGGGCGCGTCGCAGACATCCATCACCTGCTGCCGAAATCGCCGCTGTCGATTGTCGCGGAATATTTCATCCCCGTGCATCATTGCCTACTGGGCGTCGAGGGCGCGAAGGTATCCGACATCAAGACCGTCTATTCACACATCCACGCCCTGCCCCAATGCCGCAAGATCATCGCGGAGCTGGGATTGAAACCCGTGGTGTTCGAGGACACCGCCGGTTCCGCTGCAAAAGTGGCTGAAATGAACGACAAGGCGCATGGCGCGATTGCATCGGCACTGGCCGCCGAATTATACGGCCTGAAGATTTTGCAAAAGAATATCGAGGACGAAGAAGGCAACACCACGCGCTTCATCGCGCTTGCCAAGGGCGCAAAACCGCCGGCACCCGTGAAGGGCAAGAAATTCATCACCTCGATCCTGTTCAAGGTGCACAACATTCCGGCGGCGCTGTACAAGGCGCTGGGCGGTTTTGCCACCAACGGCATCAACATCCTGAAGCTGGAAAGCTATCTGGAAGGTAACAAATTCCATTCGGCCACCTTCTATTGCGAATTCGAAGGCCATCCCGAAGATGTGTCGTTCCAATACGCGATCGACGAGTTGCGGTTTTATGCGGCCGATATACGGATGCTGGGCACCTATCCCAGCCATTCTTTCCGCCGGAAATAG
- the dapE gene encoding succinyl-diaminopimelate desuccinylase: MATDPVALLQDLLRCPSVTPNEGGALALLEKILSANGFECHRLVFSDKDTPDVDNLYARWGKGAPHFCFAGHTDVVPVGDDKGWSFDPFGGEIRNGEVCGRGAADMKGPIACFTAAALDCIKNNPQGSISFLITGDEEGPSINGTKKVLDWLAARGEKIDFCLVGEPTSSENLGDMMKIGRRGSLSGFITVKGMQGHVAYPQRADNPVPKLLKLLSALDALELDKGTAHFQPSNLEIVSVDVGNKAENVIPAEAKAVFNVRFNDAFTGAKLESLIRATLDAQNIAYDMETRLSGESFYTPPGTHSQMLQDAIKKVTGREPDLSTTGGTSDARFIRSHCPVIEFGIVGKTMHKVDERVAVSDMHALTAIYSEVLKSWFSR; encoded by the coding sequence ATGGCAACCGATCCAGTCGCGCTGCTCCAGGATTTGCTCCGCTGCCCGAGCGTCACGCCGAACGAGGGCGGCGCGCTGGCCTTGCTGGAAAAAATCCTGTCGGCGAACGGTTTCGAATGCCACCGCCTTGTTTTCTCCGATAAAGACACGCCCGATGTCGATAACCTTTACGCCCGCTGGGGCAAGGGCGCGCCGCATTTCTGTTTCGCGGGTCATACCGATGTCGTTCCCGTCGGAGACGACAAGGGCTGGTCGTTCGACCCCTTTGGCGGCGAAATCCGCAACGGTGAAGTCTGCGGGCGCGGCGCGGCCGACATGAAAGGCCCGATTGCCTGCTTTACGGCGGCGGCCCTGGATTGCATTAAAAATAACCCGCAAGGATCTATCAGCTTCCTGATCACGGGCGACGAAGAAGGCCCGTCGATCAACGGCACGAAAAAGGTGCTGGACTGGCTGGCGGCGCGGGGCGAAAAAATCGATTTCTGTCTGGTCGGCGAGCCGACATCATCCGAAAACCTTGGCGACATGATGAAAATCGGGCGGCGCGGCTCGCTATCCGGTTTTATCACGGTCAAGGGCATGCAAGGCCATGTCGCCTATCCACAGCGCGCCGATAACCCTGTGCCGAAACTGTTGAAACTTCTATCGGCGCTTGATGCGCTTGAATTGGACAAAGGCACGGCGCATTTCCAGCCGTCCAACCTTGAAATCGTCAGCGTCGATGTGGGCAACAAGGCCGAAAACGTGATTCCGGCGGAGGCGAAGGCCGTCTTCAACGTGCGCTTCAACGATGCCTTTACAGGGGCGAAGCTGGAAAGCCTGATCCGCGCCACGCTGGATGCGCAAAACATCGCCTATGACATGGAGACACGGCTGAGCGGTGAAAGCTTCTACACCCCGCCGGGCACGCATTCGCAGATGCTGCAGGATGCCATCAAAAAGGTCACGGGCCGCGAGCCCGACCTGTCCACCACCGGCGGCACGTCCGATGCGCGGTTTATCCGCAGCCATTGCCCCGTCATCGAATTCGGCATCGTCGGAAAAACCATGCATAAAGTCGATGAGCGCGTTGCCGTTTCCGACATGCACGCGCTCACCGCCATTTATTCCGAAGTATTGAAGTCCTGGTTCAGCCGCTAG
- a CDS encoding type II secretion system protein, protein MIRAFRKSRGFSLVELSIVLMIVGLLGAAILETYRGYIRTKIANDTGLHRNMVTQALVNFVTNYGRLPCPASPTRQPGTTSGILAAPISGTRAGGVEICAGLDGVISVAGQRKTSASPAWAGYTPVTGDPIPAVPLTGDPVLIGTVPYITLGLSIRDTLDGWGNRMTYAVSQYMTDATKFNYDNGVIDIQQLQRNETPPGSGVFTDTIFPILNKVSSCPSGTHPTCNVGSVPVTSRRGAFLYVLVSHGRDGKGAYNYSGARPVACNATGGRDQENCNDDRSFLDADPKTHIYSQVHTLPVVSDTFFDDAFMSYSLARSSDKWSYQTTTSMYNKTKARVGIGVTVPLADLDVGGNVMADSYLANEFCTPEFDDPMTPLNPDKPAYCISAGMIDGPDGSVYGSGRALGCPEALMRGIKNGTADCEVSTDLTVVTSGTCAPGSYVKGINATGGIICATP, encoded by the coding sequence ATGATTCGCGCTTTCCGAAAAAGCAGAGGCTTTTCGCTCGTCGAATTGTCGATCGTCCTCATGATTGTGGGCCTTCTGGGCGCTGCCATTCTTGAAACCTACCGCGGTTATATCCGCACCAAAATCGCCAACGATACAGGCCTGCACCGCAACATGGTGACTCAGGCGCTGGTGAATTTCGTGACCAATTACGGCCGCCTGCCGTGTCCGGCATCGCCGACGCGCCAGCCGGGAACAACCTCGGGCATACTTGCCGCGCCTATCAGCGGGACACGGGCGGGCGGCGTAGAAATCTGTGCGGGTCTTGACGGTGTCATCAGCGTCGCAGGGCAGCGCAAGACATCTGCCTCCCCGGCATGGGCGGGATATACGCCCGTAACCGGCGACCCGATTCCCGCAGTTCCGCTGACAGGCGACCCGGTGCTGATCGGTACCGTGCCCTACATCACGCTGGGTCTGAGCATCCGTGACACGCTGGACGGCTGGGGCAACCGCATGACCTATGCGGTGTCGCAATACATGACCGATGCCACCAAGTTCAACTATGATAACGGCGTGATCGATATCCAGCAGCTGCAACGGAATGAAACGCCCCCGGGCAGCGGTGTTTTTACCGATACTATTTTCCCCATCCTGAATAAAGTTTCCAGCTGCCCGTCGGGCACTCACCCGACCTGCAACGTCGGGTCGGTGCCGGTAACCTCGCGCCGTGGTGCTTTCCTGTATGTTCTTGTGTCGCATGGACGCGACGGCAAGGGAGCATATAATTATTCGGGCGCGCGGCCGGTCGCCTGCAACGCCACCGGCGGCCGAGACCAGGAAAACTGCAACGACGACCGCTCTTTCCTGGATGCGGACCCGAAGACGCATATTTATTCGCAGGTCCACACCTTGCCGGTTGTATCCGACACGTTTTTTGACGATGCGTTCATGTCATACTCGCTTGCACGCAGCAGCGACAAATGGAGCTACCAGACCACGACATCGATGTACAACAAGACCAAGGCCCGCGTGGGCATCGGCGTGACCGTGCCGCTGGCGGATCTGGATGTCGGCGGCAACGTGATGGCCGACAGCTATCTTGCCAACGAATTCTGCACGCCCGAATTCGACGACCCGATGACGCCGCTCAATCCGGACAAGCCCGCCTATTGCATCAGCGCCGGCATGATCGACGGGCCGGATGGCAGCGTATATGGATCGGGACGCGCGCTGGGCTGTCCTGAGGCGCTGATGCGCGGCATCAAGAACGGCACGGCCGACTGTGAAGTTTCGACTGACCTGACTGTTGTGACATCGGGCACATGTGCGCCCGGCTCATACGTCAAGGGTATTAATGCAACCGGGGGAATAATATGTGCAACGCCATGA
- the dapD gene encoding 2,3,4,5-tetrahydropyridine-2,6-dicarboxylate N-succinyltransferase encodes MDVADLEQNINSIWEQRDALTDKTKVLGKATVDEVMQHLSDGRLRVCEKTDAGWITHQWIKKAILLTFRMTDNAPVKGAPGNATWYDKMGSRFENMTADQFKAAGFRAVPGAVVRPSAFIAPKAVLMPSFVNVGAYVGEGTMVDTWATVGSCAQIGANCHISGGVGIGGVLEPLQANPVIIEDNCFIGARSEVAEGVIVETGSVLSMGVYLGASTKIIDRETGEVFMGRVPAYSVVVAGTQPGKPLKDGTPGPNLYCAVIVKRVDEKTRSKTSINELLRD; translated from the coding sequence ATCGATGTCGCCGACCTCGAGCAGAATATCAATTCAATCTGGGAACAGCGCGACGCGCTGACCGACAAGACCAAGGTGCTGGGCAAGGCAACGGTCGATGAGGTCATGCAGCACCTGAGCGACGGGCGTTTGCGCGTCTGCGAAAAGACCGATGCCGGCTGGATCACCCACCAATGGATCAAGAAAGCGATCCTGCTGACCTTCCGCATGACCGACAATGCGCCCGTGAAAGGCGCGCCCGGCAATGCGACATGGTATGACAAAATGGGCTCGCGTTTTGAAAACATGACGGCCGACCAGTTCAAGGCCGCGGGCTTCCGCGCGGTGCCGGGCGCCGTCGTGCGTCCCTCCGCCTTTATCGCGCCGAAAGCGGTATTGATGCCGTCGTTTGTCAACGTCGGCGCCTATGTCGGCGAAGGCACGATGGTGGATACATGGGCGACGGTCGGTTCCTGCGCGCAGATCGGTGCGAACTGCCATATCTCGGGCGGGGTCGGCATCGGCGGCGTGCTGGAGCCTTTGCAGGCCAACCCCGTCATCATCGAGGATAACTGCTTTATCGGCGCGCGGTCGGAAGTCGCCGAAGGCGTGATCGTGGAAACGGGCTCTGTCCTGTCGATGGGCGTATATCTGGGCGCATCGACGAAAATCATCGACCGTGAAACGGGCGAAGTGTTCATGGGCCGCGTGCCCGCCTATTCCGTCGTCGTCGCCGGCACGCAGCCCGGCAAACCGCTGAAGGACGGCACGCCCGGCCCGAACCTGTATTGCGCGGTCATCGTGAAGCGCGTCGATGAAAAGACACGTTCCAAAACCAGCATCAACGAGCTGCTGAGGGATTGA
- a CDS encoding outer membrane lipoprotein carrier protein LolA — MRFIAAILLALILAPAAASAQQEIPEVGAVQSYLNGIRTLKAKFIQTDNAGKQVGGTFLLKRPGRMSFTYDPPVKDFIVADGLFINYYDAQMKQGSRTLISKSLADFFLREKLTLSGDLTVSTVVRDGGLLLVTLVEKKEPKAGSLTLAFTETPALELRKWRIVDPEGGTTEVELLNVQTGMKLDNDLFHYYDPERKNPKLN; from the coding sequence ATGCGTTTTATTGCCGCAATCCTGCTTGCCCTTATTCTCGCACCTGCCGCTGCCTCCGCGCAGCAGGAAATCCCCGAAGTCGGTGCCGTGCAGTCCTACTTGAACGGCATCCGCACGCTGAAGGCAAAATTCATCCAGACCGACAACGCGGGCAAGCAGGTGGGTGGCACCTTCCTGTTAAAACGCCCCGGACGCATGAGCTTTACCTATGACCCTCCCGTAAAGGATTTCATCGTCGCAGACGGCCTGTTTATCAATTATTACGACGCGCAGATGAAGCAGGGATCACGCACCCTGATTTCCAAATCTCTGGCCGATTTTTTCCTGCGCGAAAAACTGACCCTGTCTGGCGACCTGACCGTATCGACCGTGGTTCGCGATGGCGGCCTGCTGCTGGTTACGCTGGTCGAGAAAAAAGAGCCCAAGGCGGGTTCGCTCACCCTTGCCTTCACGGAAACGCCCGCGCTGGAACTGCGCAAATGGCGCATCGTCGATCCGGAAGGCGGCACGACCGAGGTCGAGCTGCTAAACGTCCAGACCGGCATGAAGCTCGATAACGACCTGTTTCACTATTATGATCCCGAGCGCAAAAACCCCAAGCTGAATTAA
- the recR gene encoding recombination protein RecR yields MITSMIGTEIEHLIKLIGRLPGLGPRSARRVALHLLKNRETLMLPLAQALNKAADVIEECPDCHNLDTQRPCAICASQSRDRGVICVIEDISDLWAIEKTGSFKGYYHVLGGTLSALDGIGPEDLSIPHLLERARDDRVKEVIVALNATIDGQTTAHYIADCLQSCNVSVTQLAHGVPIGGQIDYLDDGTLAAALRSRKAV; encoded by the coding sequence ATAATCACCTCCATGATTGGCACCGAAATCGAACATCTGATCAAGCTGATTGGACGCCTGCCCGGCCTCGGGCCGCGTTCCGCGCGGCGCGTGGCTCTTCATTTGCTGAAGAACCGCGAAACGCTGATGCTGCCGCTGGCGCAGGCGCTGAACAAGGCCGCCGACGTGATCGAGGAATGCCCAGACTGCCACAACCTCGACACCCAGCGCCCCTGCGCGATCTGCGCGTCGCAATCCCGCGACCGCGGCGTCATTTGCGTGATCGAGGATATTTCCGATTTGTGGGCGATCGAGAAAACCGGATCGTTCAAGGGTTACTACCACGTTCTCGGCGGCACGCTGTCGGCGCTTGACGGCATCGGGCCTGAAGACCTTTCCATCCCGCACCTGCTGGAACGCGCGCGGGATGACCGCGTCAAAGAAGTCATCGTCGCGCTGAACGCGACCATCGACGGCCAGACGACCGCGCATTACATCGCCGACTGCCTGCAGAGCTGCAACGTGTCGGTGACGCAGCTGGCGCATGGCGTGCCGATCGGCGGCCAGATCGATTACCTTGACGATGGCACGCTTGCCGCCGCCCTTCGATCCAGAAAGGCCGTGTAA